A genomic segment from Corylus avellana chromosome ca5, CavTom2PMs-1.0 encodes:
- the LOC132180433 gene encoding isocitrate dehydrogenase [NADP] — translation MAFEKIKVANPIVEMDGDEMTRVFWKSIKDKLIFPFLELDIKYFDLGLPHRDATDDKVTVESAEATLKYNVAIKCATITPDEARMKEFNLKNMWKSPNGTIRNILNGTVFREPIICKNIPRLVPCWNKPICIGRHAFGDQYRATDTVIKGAGKLKLVFVPEGKEEKTEFEVFNFTGAGGVALSMYNTDESIRSFAEASMNTAYEKKWPLYLSTKNTILKKYDGRFKDIFQEVYEANWKSKFEAAGIWYEHRLIDDMVAYAIKSDGGYVWACKNYDGDVQSDFLAQGFGSLGLMTSVLVCPDGKTIEAEAAHGTVTRHYRVHQKGGETSTNSIASIFAWSRGLAHRAKLDENPRLLDFTEKLEAACIGAVESGKMTKDLALIIHGPKLAREHYLNTEDFIDAVAANLRAKL, via the exons atggCGTTCGAGAAGATCAAGGTGGCCAACCCCATCGTTGAGATGGACG GAGACGAAATGACTCGAGTATTCTGGAAATCAATAAAGGATAAG CTTATTTTCCCCTTTCTGGAGTTGGACATTAAGTACTTTGACCTTGGACTTCCTCATCGTGATGCCACTGATGATAAAGTTACTGTTGAAAGTGCAGAAGCTACTCTTAA GTATAATGTAGCAATCAAGTGTGCAACTATTACTCCAG ATGAAGCTCGTATGAAGGAGTTTAACTTGAAGAACATGTGGAAGAGTCCAAATGGAACAATTAGGAATATTTTGAATG GTACTGTCTTCAGAGAACCAATTATTTGCAAAAACATTCCTCGCCTTGTCCCAT GTTGGAACAAGCCTATATGCATTGGAAGGCATGCTTTTGGTGATCAATACCGAGCAACTGATACTGTTATTAAAGGAGCGGGGAAATTGAAACTGGTGTTTG TACCAGAAGGAAAAGAGGAGAAGACAGAGTTTGAGGTTTTCAACTTTACAGGTGCTGGAGGAGTGGCATTGTCTATGTATAACACTGATGAG TCTATCCGTTCTTTTGCTGAGGCTTCCATGAACACTGCCTATGAGAAAAAGTGGCCACTTTATCTTAGCACAAAGAATACCATTCTTAAGAAGTATGATGGAAG ATTCAAGGACATATTTCAAGAAGTTTACGAGGCCAACTGGAAATCAAAGTTTGAGGCTGCTGGCATATG GTATGAACACCGTCTCATTGATGATATGGTGGCTTATGCTATCAAGAGCGATGGAGGTTATGTATGGGCATGCAAGAACTATGATGGTGATGTCCAGAGTGATTTCTTAGCCCAAG GGTTTGGATCTCTTGGATTGATGACATCTGTACTG GTTTGTCCAGATGGAAAGACCATAGAAGCGGAAGCTGCCCATGGAACGGTTACACGGCATTATAGGGTTCATCAGAAAGGAGGTGAAACCAGCACAAACAGCATAGCCTCAATCTTTGCTTGGTCACGAGGGCTTGCACACAG GGCAAAGCTGGATGAGAATCCTAGACTCTTGGATTTCACTGAGAAACTAGAAGCAGCTTGTATTGGAGCTGTGGAATCTGGAAAGATGACCAAGGATCTTGCACTTATTATCCATGGACCTAA GCTTGCTAGGGAACACTATCTGAATACAGAGGACTTCATTGATGCTGTTGCGGCGAACCTTAGAGCAAAACTTTAA
- the LOC132180434 gene encoding uncharacterized protein LOC132180434, with protein sequence MFTNDQRQEERTGRYGTPRVQYLQELVSQFQNSTDEETKERIAANLANFAYDPYNYKFLRQLNVLELFLDCITEPNEKLVEFGLGGICNSCVDPANAAIVTQCGGIPLIIQCLSSPVRNTVNYALGALYYLCNPSNKGEILKPEVIDVIKRYAAAEAVSVNFSNLAKAFLDKHVGTSES encoded by the exons ATGTTTACCAATGACCAGAGACAAGAAGAGCGAACGGGAAGATATGGGACTCCAAGGGTGCAATACCTTCAA GAATTGGTGAGTCAGTTTCAGAACTCTACTGATGAAG aaacaaaagaaagaattgCTGCTAATCTGGCAAACTTTGCATATGACCCTTACAATTATAAATTCTTGCGCCAG CTCAATGTTTTGGAACTTTTCCTTGACTGCATAACAGAACCCAATGAGAAGCTTGTGGAATTTGGGCTTGGAGGGATCTGCAATTCCTGCGTAG ATCCAGCGAATGCTGCAATTGTCACTCAGTGTGGTGGGATTCCTCTTATCATACAATGTTTATCAAGTCCGGTTAGAAACACT GTGAATTATGCGCTTGGTGCTCTTTATTATCTCTGTAACCCATCTAATAAGGGAGAGATTTTAAAGCCAGAAGTGATTGATGTTATCAAGAGGTATGCTGCAGCTGAAGCGGTTAGTGTCAACTTTAGTAATCTGGCCAAGGCATTTTTGGACAAACATGTGGGAACAAGTGAGTCTTAG